The Polyangium mundeleinium genome contains the following window.
GCGCCTTCAGGACCTTTTGCTTGATCTCTTCGAGGATCGGGATCTTCTCGGCCTGCGCCGCGGGGACGAAGTCCTGGAGCGCGTGCACCTTCTCGAAGGGTTTTTCCCCCGGCGGCGCGGCGTCGCGTTTTGCATAAAGCGCCTCGCGCAAGGGCTCGACCTGCTCGGGGCGATCGACGAGGATGGCCATGCCGTCCGTGCCGACGTACCCGGTGATCTGCTCGGCGAGCGTGCTCAGCCGGATCTCCTCGGCCCGCGCGCTCGCGTCGGTGCGCAGGTTCCGGAGGTCGTACTCCATCGGGTTGCTCTTCACGTAGAAGACGGCCGCGACGGCGCCGGCGACGGCCACGGCGACGCCGAGGACCGTGAGCAGGCGCGGGGCGCGCTGCGCGAAGGCCGCGAACGGACGGCCGAACGCGATGCCGCCCTGCGTGGCGCGCTGGATGCGGCCCCAGAGGCCCTTGGCTTCGCGATCGAGCGGGAGGAGCCGCTCCATCAACGTGAGGATGCACGGCTGGGCGAGGTAGGTCGCGATCCAGCAGAGGAGCATGCCGATGCCGCCGATGACGCCGAAATCACGGAAGCCGCGGAACTCGGTGACGACGAGCGAGCCGTACGCTGCGCCGGCCGCGGCGGCCGCGGTGAGCGTGGGGCGCCAGGTCTCGCGCCGCGCGACGTCGAGCGCCTCGGCGAGCGGGAGCTTGTCCCTGCGCGCCTCGAGGTACCGCGCCATGTAGATGATGCTGAAATTGATGCCGTTGCCCGCGACGATCGTGAAGAGAAAGCCCGTGGCCATGTTCAAATGGCCAATCAAGAGCTCGGTGACGCCGAAGGTCCACGCGACGCCGATGCCGATGGTGATCAGCATGGCGAAGAGCGTGCGAATGCGGAGGTAATAGAGGAACACGACGCCCGCGAGTAGCGCGGCCCCGAAGAGCCCGACCTCGGTGAGGTCCGCGTTGATCGCGGCAAACTCGGAGATGCCCGTCTGGAGGTCGCCGCCGAAGCCGTAATGGATTTCGGGGTGGAACGAGGCGGGGTTCACCCGATCGACGGCCTCGCGGATGCGGCGCAAGGCCTCGCTGCCCCGCGTGAAATCGCTGCCGATGACCTTGGAGCGGACGGCGACGACGAGCGTCTTGCCGTCCTTCGATTGGTAGTAGCCGTCGGGGAAACGATCGGGCGTGGCTTCGCCGCCGAGCTGGAAGCGCTTTTTGATGCTCTCGGCGTCGAGGGCCGGGGGCTCTTCGCTCTCGTCGAGCAAGGTGCCCGTCGCCTTGTTGACCTCGTAGGCATACCGCGCCTCGATGTCGTCGCGCAGGCCTTCGAGGTCCTTCGTCTCGGCGTAGAGGCCCGCGCGGGGCGAGAGAAAGGCGCGCGCCTCGTGGACGCCGTCCTCGACGCTGCCGACCCAGGGCGGGCCCACGGCCACGAGGGCAGGCACGAGCGCGTCGCCAGCCTGCCGGAGCGCAGCCGTGGGCGTGTTCGGGCCGCCTTCAAGGACGATGAAGAGCGTGGAGACGCCAGCCGTGCGCGCGGCGACCCGATGAAGCTCCTGCACGCTCGGGCGGGAGGAAGGCAAGAGGGATTCGAAGCCAGTCTGGATGGTCAGGCGCAGGGCGAGGACCACCGAGACGATCGTGAGCGCCACCGCGACGAGGAGCGGGACGAGCGGGCGTTCGAACTGCAAGCGCCCGAGCCGGTCGAAGAGGCGCTCGGGCAAGCGGCGGGAGGACGGTGCGGCGCTCAGGGCAAACCTCGGAGGAGCTAAGGGAATCGTGGGAGCGCGGATATAGTGCAAACGAGGCGGATCCTCACCCCCAAAACGCCTGCGGATGGGTCGCTTCGTGAGCCGTTGCGCCGGGGCGCTGCCCCGGTCCCCGCGGGGGGCTGTCCGCCCCCTCGACCCCGGACCAGGCACGGCCTGGACCGAGGGTTGAAAACCTGCGCTCTGCGCAGTTTTTCAAACGGGCCGACGAAGAAGCCGGGGTGCCAGCCGAACCGGCAGCGCGGCTGTTTTGGTTGGTAGGGTCGCGGCTGGTCTTGACCGGGCTTGTTCGATGAGTTGCGCGGAGCGCAGAGCATCGAGCTTGGGTCCAGCCGCTGGCTGGTCCGGGGTCGAGGGGGCGGACTCCACTCCCGAGCGGAGCCAGCCCACGAGCGCGCGCCCGAGGGCCGGGCCTTCGCAGCAACCGCGTCAGTCGTCGTCACACGAGAAGCGCGCGAAGAACGCCTCGTCGGTCTTGGCGCCATAACGCTTCTTGGTCTTCGACCTCTCCCGCTCGATACATTCGCGACACTTGTCCTTGCACCCAAGCCGCTTCCAGAGGATCGCAGCAAAGAAGAGCTCGAACGTATCTTCACGGGGATCGATGAATCGATCTTCCTTCTTGCGGGGCTGCGAGCAGAACTCCGCGACCGCGCGTTCGTCTCGAAACCGGTCGAAGAAGGGCAGGGCCGCGACCTCCACGAGCCTCAATAGCTCCTGCCCTACCTCGTCGTCCTTCTCGGGCCCATCGGAGGACGTGAGTTCCCACCACCTGTCGCCCGTTGGTGTCAGCATTCCGGGCCTCACGTTCAGGATTCCGTCCGCGGCCTGAGGTGCCTTGGATTCGACGCTGCCGGGGCCCCAGTAGAGAACTCTGACCCCCGGCACGTGGATCCCACAATTCGTTGTGAAGCTGGACTTTCCGGCCGTGTTGATTTTGCCAGTCTCGTGGTTGAAGAGGTGCTGGACGCTCCCCAAGTCCCGCACGTACACGATCCCTCGTTTCTTGAAGCCCGCCGCCTGGAGCGTGGGCGTGACCCAGGTCTTGAAGATGTAGTTCCTTCGGTCCCGGAGGGCTCGCTCAGGGGTCATAATAGATTACACGTCCCTTCTTTTTGAGAACTTTCTCGTACTTCTGTATCTGGCGTTTGCCCGCTTCTCCACCCGTCGGCGTGTTCGGCTTGAGCTCAATCGGATGCCCTTTGGGCGTGACCGCGTCGGGTTTCACGTACGTGCCACCCTCCACCTTGATATGCGGTTCGGCTTTCCACCCCTTTGCCTGCTTCTCCTCGACCTTCTTCTTGAACTCCTCATGCACCTGCCGCCCCCGCGCCGCCGCCGGGTTCTCGCCTCCCCGCTTCGGTTTGGCCTGCGGTGGTGGGTCCGCCGCGCTCCCGTTGCCCGCCTGCCCCGCCGCCCCGCCGTTCGGCTTCCCGACCGGCTTGGTCCTCGTCTTGACCGTCGACTTCGCCGCCGGCTGCGGCCCGCTCGCTCCCCCAGCGCTCCCACTCCCCGTTGACAGGGACTGCCCATGGTGCTTCCCGGCGGGCTTCTTCCCGCCCTTCGGTTGGAAGTTCTGGTGTTTCGCATGGCAAACGCCCGCGAGGCACTCGTAGGCTCGATCGAGCCGCGCGGTCTCCTCCGGGGTTTGGCTCCATTCCTCATACCGCCATACCTCACCCGGCTGCACCTCGCTCGGGTCCTTCGGTACGGGCGCGGGCGCCTCGACCGGATGCGGTCGATTCTCCGCGACGGCCGGCTCCGCGCCGGGCCGCTTGACCAGAACCCTCGTGCACGTACGTGAACCCGCGCCGCCGCGTTGCCGCGTCTGGCCTGGCTCCCGATAGGCCGCGCACCGTTCCCGCTCCGGCGGTCTCGCGATGGGTCGCGGCAGCGGTTTCGGCTGCGATTTCGACGGCTCAGCGCGGCGGGCCTCGTCCTTCTTTTCTCCGTCCTCCTTCTCCTTCGCCGCGCGCTTCTCCGGCGGAGGCGGAGGCGGCTTGTCGCAGGGGAGATGCTGGAACGCAATCCCCAAGAGCTTCCGGCTCTCCGACGGCGCGTGGGATCATGAATATAAACGGCCTTGGCCTCGCGGCCCTGCAAAAGCTCGTCGAGCGACAGGAACGTCGTTCGAGGCGTTCCGTCCCCCACGTCGTACCAATAACGCGCATTCGGATCGACGTGGGGATGGCGCCGGCAGATGCGGAACAAGCGCGTTCCGTTCGGCATCGTCTGCGCCCACGCCTGCGAATGCGCGCCTGCCGCGGCGCACCCGAGGAGCCATGCCGAAACGCCCAAAGCGACGAGCACGAGGAGCCAAAACCG
Protein-coding sequences here:
- a CDS encoding efflux RND transporter permease subunit, with amino-acid sequence MPERLFDRLGRLQFERPLVPLLVAVALTIVSVVLALRLTIQTGFESLLPSSRPSVQELHRVAARTAGVSTLFIVLEGGPNTPTAALRQAGDALVPALVAVGPPWVGSVEDGVHEARAFLSPRAGLYAETKDLEGLRDDIEARYAYEVNKATGTLLDESEEPPALDAESIKKRFQLGGEATPDRFPDGYYQSKDGKTLVVAVRSKVIGSDFTRGSEALRRIREAVDRVNPASFHPEIHYGFGGDLQTGISEFAAINADLTEVGLFGAALLAGVVFLYYLRIRTLFAMLITIGIGVAWTFGVTELLIGHLNMATGFLFTIVAGNGINFSIIYMARYLEARRDKLPLAEALDVARRETWRPTLTAAAAAGAAYGSLVVTEFRGFRDFGVIGGIGMLLCWIATYLAQPCILTLMERLLPLDREAKGLWGRIQRATQGGIAFGRPFAAFAQRAPRLLTVLGVAVAVAGAVAAVFYVKSNPMEYDLRNLRTDASARAEEIRLSTLAEQITGYVGTDGMAILVDRPEQVEPLREALYAKRDAAPPGEKPFEKVHALQDFVPAAQAEKIPILEEIKQKVLKARRRGVIPDADWKTIEEVLPPDDLKPFGMQDLPAGLARAFTETDGTRGRIVYISPTEGETVDNAHYLFRWANAYRRTELPDGSVILGSGRAVIYADMWTAVIDDIPPAVLLSLLGTVLAVLVAFRRGLPSVYVLAALLIGIGWMALALVVMKVKLNFLNFIALPLTFGIGVDYAVNIVQRYTREGTGGAIAAVRETGGAVVLCSMTTALGYMALVRSNNFAVRSMGVAAVIGEVTCLFAAVIVLPAALVWMDRKRA
- a CDS encoding DUF4304 domain-containing protein, with the protein product MTPERALRDRRNYIFKTWVTPTLQAAGFKKRGIVYVRDLGSVQHLFNHETGKINTAGKSSFTTNCGIHVPGVRVLYWGPGSVESKAPQAADGILNVRPGMLTPTGDRWWELTSSDGPEKDDEVGQELLRLVEVAALPFFDRFRDERAVAEFCSQPRKKEDRFIDPREDTFELFFAAILWKRLGCKDKCRECIERERSKTKKRYGAKTDEAFFARFSCDDD